One genomic window of Quercus lobata isolate SW786 chromosome 9, ValleyOak3.0 Primary Assembly, whole genome shotgun sequence includes the following:
- the LOC115960113 gene encoding protein CHROMATIN REMODELING 25-like isoform X1 yields MYQTLDLFAQLCRERRYPYLRLDGTTSISKRQKLVNQFNDQSKDQFVFLLSSKAGGCGLNLIGGNRLVLFDPDWNPANDKQAAAIVWRDGQKKRVYIYRFLSTGSIEEKVFQRQMSKEGLQKVIQQEQTDTKQVNFLSTEDLRDLFTFHENVRSEIHEKMNCIRCQNYNEKIESIEEGDENESANVNCQSDPETSDIGGFAKIAGCLHKLKSSEKQVGTPLEEDLGSWGHHFFSTSIPDPILQASAVDEKI; encoded by the exons ATGTATCAGACACTGGACCTTTTTGCTCAGTTGTGTCGTGAAAGAAGATACCCATATTTGAGGCTGGATGGAACAACATCAATTAGTAAAAGACAGAAGTTAGTGAATCAATTTAATGATCAATCAAAG GATCAATTTGTGTTCCTCTTGAGCAGCAAGGCTGGTGGTTGTGGCCTCAATTTGATTGGTGGAAATCGACTAGTCTTGTTTGATCCTGACTGGAATCCAGCAAATGATAAACAA GCTGCTGCAATAGTCTGGAGGGAtggacaaaagaagagagtataCATCTACAGATTTTTGAGTACAGGATCAATtgaagaaaag GTGTTCCAGCGTCAGATGTCAAAAGAAGGGCTTCAAAAAGTTATCCAGCAAGAGCAAACGGATACAAAGCAg GTGAACTTTCTTTCAACAGAAGATCTACGTGATCTTTTCACATTTCATGAGAATGTGAG GTCTGAAATTCATGAAAAGATGAACTGCATCCGTTgccaaaattacaatgaaaagATTGAGAGCATAGAAGAAGGAGATGAAAATGAATCAGCAAATGTAAATTGTCAATCTGATCCAGAAACCTCAGATATAGGTGGATTTGCAAAAATTGCTGGATGCTTGCATAAGTTAAAGAGCTCGGAGAAACAG GTAGGGACTCCTCTAGAAGAAGATTTAGGTAGTTGGGGGCATCATTTCTTCTCAACATCAATACCTGATCCTATATTGCAAGCTTCAGCTGTTGATGAG AAAATATAG
- the LOC115960114 gene encoding calreticulin-3-like isoform X2, producing MCGDGARFHQMWAFDPLLTGLITSKGLVQQFRKLLAFLQQCKRDEFLKKNSDAAGANGVMNEEIVKDLEDFGNKSRKSVTGPRIPADWEDREYIDDPSEVKPEGYDSIPKEIPDPKAKEPDNWDDEENGAWKPPKVPNPAYKGPWKPKKLRTLDYKGKTPWIDNPEFEDDPNVYGLKPIKHVGIEVWQVKGGSVYDNVLICDDPDYATQVVEEVFANREIEKEAFEEAEKVRKAREEEEAQRAREEGERRRRERGSDRRYRDRYKDRYRRDRRDYMDDYHKFVLNKREMELLKLENKVRFILAVVKGEIIVSNRK from the exons ATGTGCGGAGATGGTGCAAGATTTCATCAGATGTGGGCATTCGATCCATTATTGACTGGTCTTATTACAAGCAAAGGCTTAGTTCAGCAATTCAGAAAGTTATTAGCATTCCTGCAGCAATGCAAAAG GGATGAATTTCTGAAAAAGAATAGTGATGCTGCTGGCGCCAATGGTGTGATGAATGAAGAAATTGTTAAAGACTTGGAGGACTTTGGAAACAAAAGCAGAAAATCTGTAACTGGACCTAGGATA CCTGCAGACTGGGAGGATAGGGAATATATTGATGATCCTAGTGAGGTTAAACCTGAG GGATATGATtcaattccaaaagaaattccAGACCCAAAAGCTAAAGAG CCTGATAACTGGGATGATGAAGAGAATGGTGCGTGGAAACCCCCAAAGGTACCTAATCCAGCGTATAAAGGACCATGGAAGCCCAA AAAATTAAGAACCTTGGATTATAAAGGAAAGACTCCTTGGATTGATAATCCAG AGTTTGAAGATGACCCTAATGTTTATGGGCTTAAGCCAATTAAGCATGTAGGAATTGAGGTTTGGCAG GTAAAGGGTGGGTCAGTTTACGACAATGTTTTGATCTGTGATGACCCAGATTATGCAACACAAGTTGTGGAAGAAGTATTTGCAAACAGGGAG ATTGAAAAAGAGGCCTTTGAGGAAgcagagaaagtgagaaaagcACGAGAGGAAGAG GAAGCTCAAAGAGCAAGAGAAGAAGGTGAAAGGAGGAGAAGAGAGCGGGGTTCTGATCGACGGTACAGGGATAGATATAAGGACAGATACAGAAGG GACCGTCGTGATTACATGGATGATTACCAT AAATTTGTACTGAACAAACGTGAAATGGAGTTGTTGAAGTTAGAAAACAAGGTTAGGTTTATCCTTGCAGTTGTGAAGGGAGAGATCATTGTAAGTAATAGGAAGTGA
- the LOC115960114 gene encoding calreticulin-3-like isoform X1, producing MKKLLKTWRTLETKAENLLQTGRIGNILMILVRLNLRDMIQFQKKFQTQKLKSLITGMMKRMVRGNPQRYLIQRIKDHGSPRKLRTLDYKGKTPWIDNPEFEDDPNVYGLKPIKHVGIEVWQVKGGSVYDNVLICDDPDYATQVVEEVFANREIEKEAFEEAEKVRKAREEEEAQRAREEGERRRRERGSDRRYRDRYKDRYRRDRRDYMDDYHKFVLNKREMELLKLENKVRFILAVVKGEIIVSNRK from the exons ATGAAGAAATTGTTAAAGACTTGGAGGACTTTGGAAACAAAAGCAGAAAATCT CCTGCAGACTGGGAGGATAGGGAATATATTGATGATCCTAGTGAGGTTAAACCTGAG GGATATGATtcaattccaaaagaaattccAGACCCAAAAGCTAAAGAG CCTGATAACTGGGATGATGAAGAGAATGGTGCGTGGAAACCCCCAAAGGTACCTAATCCAGCGTATAAAGGACCATGGAAGCCCAAG AAAATTAAGAACCTTGGATTATAAAGGAAAGACTCCTTGGATTGATAATCCAG AGTTTGAAGATGACCCTAATGTTTATGGGCTTAAGCCAATTAAGCATGTAGGAATTGAGGTTTGGCAG GTAAAGGGTGGGTCAGTTTACGACAATGTTTTGATCTGTGATGACCCAGATTATGCAACACAAGTTGTGGAAGAAGTATTTGCAAACAGGGAG ATTGAAAAAGAGGCCTTTGAGGAAgcagagaaagtgagaaaagcACGAGAGGAAGAG GAAGCTCAAAGAGCAAGAGAAGAAGGTGAAAGGAGGAGAAGAGAGCGGGGTTCTGATCGACGGTACAGGGATAGATATAAGGACAGATACAGAAGG GACCGTCGTGATTACATGGATGATTACCAT AAATTTGTACTGAACAAACGTGAAATGGAGTTGTTGAAGTTAGAAAACAAGGTTAGGTTTATCCTTGCAGTTGTGAAGGGAGAGATCATTGTAAGTAATAGGAAGTGA
- the LOC115960113 gene encoding uncharacterized protein LOC115960113 isoform X2, whose protein sequence is MDMGHLEDHIKTNKKQSPKAEVQNSLKQEILQLEKRLQDQFEVRRALENAMGYRSSSQDNTTGTVMPKPATELIKEIAVLELEVVYLEQYLLSLYRKAFDQQITISPSSKDDRLKSPINTPRARIHKASRLDITSKRESSVAQIGCQSLDNPWKESNGIGGEEKLLDCGVHRCHSSLSQRSVYSTRTSPPVDSLSKALRACHSQPLSMMEVT, encoded by the exons ATG GATATGGGGCACTTAGAGGACCATATCAAAACCAATAAGAAGCAATCCCCTAAGGCTGAAGTTCAAAATTCTTTAAAGCAAGAG ATTCTACAACTTGAGAAGAGATTACAAGACCAATTTGAGGTCCGCCGGGCTTTGGAAAATGCAATGGGATATAGGTCTTCCTCTCAGGATAATACAACTGGAACAGTAATGCCCAAG CCAGCCACAGAGTTAATCAAGGAAATTGCAGTGTTAGAGTTGGAAGTAGTGTATTTGGAGCAATATCTTCTCTCCTTGTACCGGAAAGCATTTGATCAACAAATAACTATATCTCCATCTTCCAAGGATGACAGATTAAAATCACCTATAAATACTCCAAGAGCAAGGATCCACAAAGCTTCCAGACTTGATATTACATCAAAGAGGGAAAGTTCAGTTGCACAAATTGGTTGTCAGTCGCTTGACAACCCATGGAAGGAATCCAATGGAATTGGTGGGGAGGAGAAGCTATTAGACTGTGGTGTTCATCGCTGTCACTCCTCATTATCTCAACGTTCAGTGTATTCGACTAGGACTTCACCTCCAGTTGATTCTTTGTCTAAGGCTTTACGCGCTTGTCATTCCCAACCTTTGTCCATGATGGAGGTAACTTGA